In the genome of Chelmon rostratus isolate fCheRos1 chromosome 12, fCheRos1.pri, whole genome shotgun sequence, the window TAGAGAGCAAGAGCACTATCGGGGTGGAGTTCGCCACGCGCAGCATTCAGGTGGACGGCAAGACGATAAAGGCTCAGATCTGGGATACAGCAGGACAGGAGCGCTACAGAGCCATCACCTCGGCGTGAGTCCgcctctgtgtgctgcagagaacCCTGCCTGTCACCTGAAACCCCTCAGTGTGGGGAAGTGCTTCAGTCACAGTTGACACATTATCCCGCAGAATAGAGCACTTCAAATGAGGCAGATCTTTGGACATGTTCTCCAACATTTAGTTAAAGAGGAAGACCCCAGGCAGCCCTCTTAACGCCCTAGATACATAGGTGGATCTGATAAAAAACGTGTAATGAAAACCAGTGATTTTTAAGACTAAACCTGGCAAAATAGTCTTGTTCGACCCCCTGACGTTTCCTGTCATCTTTGCTCCTGCTACAGATACTACAGAGGAGCGGTGGGGGCGCTCTTAGTGTACGACATAGCCAAACACCTGACCTATGAGAATGTGGAGCGCTGGCTGAAGGAGCTGAGGGACCACGCCGACAACAACATCGTCATCATGCTGGTTGGCAACAAGAGCGACCTGCGCCACCTCCGGGCCGTGCCCACAGACGAGGCCCGGGCCTTCGCAGGTACTGGAacctacagacagacacaggaccAGGCCTGATGTTAGAGCACAGGGAGGGATTTTACAGAGTCTGTTTATTATTGTCAATTTACAGACATTTGATTTGCATATTGTGTGTATAGAGATAATTGACATCACAATTACAATCTATGTAGCCTGTATTGCCTGTACTGCTGTGCTCCATTATTACACATTAACTCATGTTGCTGGGTTTTTATGATAAATAGGAAGCTTCTGTTGCTGTTAAATCCAGGCTTTCTTTTCTCACCCTCAGAGAAGAACAATCTGTCATTCATAGAAACTTCAGCCTTGGACTCCACAAACGTTGAAGAAGCCTTTAAGAATATCCTTACAGGTACGCCTATGAACAGTGGTGGGACATCGGAGTGAAagtactttttactttaattaTTCCCAAACCTTGGTCTAATAGCACACCATTACTATGTGATTCTAAGCTAAAGTCGTGTTACTTAGAGGTCCAGTGTGTAGtactggctctagagagcgtctttcatgttttttacaAGCCACTGTAGgctctcctacatgcttggagGGAgaaggtgaggtgaggggtattcagctggttgcaatctgcaacctcaccactagatgccaccaAATCGTAAACACTGGAAGTTAAAGATTTTACCTCATGTGTTCAGGCACTAAACCTTTGTGTGAAATAGCATAAATTTAAAACCAGTTTTTAAACTAGCTCctcatattaaaatattatttgcAACTAAAAAAGGGTAATATTTTACTGCATCATTGAACATGTTTCTCTAACATGTTTGTTCTGAGGTGCCAAGTGAGGATGATGCAAGTTGTTTCAGTGCTGTAGATACCTACTGTGGTTAGAAAGGTGGTCTTCTGAGATAATCTTTGCCAGCTCACCCAAAAAGAACATAAGAATTTAGGGGTGAAATTGCTGATCTGTTTCTGTTCCGccttttcaaaaacagaaatctaCCGCATCGTCTCGCAGAAACAGATTGCTGAGCGGTCTGCCCACGACGAGTCCCCAGGAAACAACGTGGTGGACATCAGCGTGCCACCAACCACGGACGGCCAGAGGGGGAGCAAACTGCAGTGCTGTCAGAACCTGTAACCCATGGCCACTATCCCTCCTCACCTGGGTCGATTATTAATTGAAATCCAGTGTCAGTGTGCTTCCATCCGCCTGGGGTGCAATATTGTCTGAATCTACACTTTTTAGATCAGTGGAGTCAGTTCTGTCATGCCACACGTGATCAATCCTAAAAAGAGGTGTGTGAATTGATTTCAAATTATAATCTGACCCAGGTACAATCTGCTACATCCCTGTGCAAAAACAGGACTGGTGGTACCGCGTAAGTAGCTACCAGTTACCCATGATAGTGTAGCAGAATAGCTTGGCCTGAGACCTTGTAAGCCTAGACATCTCCCTGGTAGACGGTTATTGCCATGCGCTGGAGGCCTGGGTTTGAGTCCTGCCTGTTTCAGTTGTACCAGCAGTCCTGTTTTTTGGgctttccttctcctcctcctccttgttcaGTCATCATCTCAAAAGTGGTTGTGACGCTGCTGATgcttatttcattttgtgtaaaatatattcatttttttttgttttgattttgatagCTTGTCTGCTCACATACATTATATTAATGccatgaaattaaattttacaATATTATGGTGCTTgtgctcttttttattttagcaacacatcacacaaaatgacacaatgtaCCTGAAGTGACCTTACCACAAAACCACCTTGTAACACTGATATTTTTGATGTACTTTGACTGTAGCTTCTGGTCTGGTGATGGAGTTAGCTTTATAGGTTATATATGGAGATGACTCGGGGGAGGTGATTACTGAGgcaagaaagaagagaaaaatctGCTACGCAAATTTGTGTTGAATAGAaactttgctctttttctgaAGTATTAGTTTTATCTCTTTAGGCCTCATATAGTTAATTTAAAGAAACCATCTGAGGAGCTTAAAGGGGAACCCATTCTTTGGTGGAGCTGGTAACAAATCATTAAACGTGACAAGGGGCCCCCAGTCGgacactgcttttttttgtaatgtgtcGCAAACATAAAAGAATGTGAGCAGCAATGTATTGTatttcacaaatgtgcatgtttttatgtaaaatcttaatctgaaaagtaactagtgactattattttaaattaagtgTAGTGGactttccctctgaaatgcagtgaagtatAAAACAGATTGAAGAGGAAATCTTCGAAGTACAAGTGCCtgaaattgtacttaagtacaatacttgagtaaatgtcacATTCATAGTATTCACTGTGGCTGTCACAAAGGTCTCCCAGCACAAATATATTACATGGGAAAACAATTCTACATATTTACACAATAAGACTGTGAAACCTCAGGACatgacccccccacccccccagtGATTGATCATTTGATAATATCTCCAAAGGCCACATGAAGATCGTTAGTAGCTGAAATACCTAAAACCAGCAGACAAGTCACATTCCACATTGATTTCGTCCAGGAGTCCCTCGTGTTTTATTGCACAGTAACCCAACTTTCCAGGGGATGCAGCAGGAAGACtacaataacacaaaatacTTTGTTAGCATTTGCTGCATACATCGATCGACATCTCAGAACACATTTCTCTTTTGCACCTTCACAGAGCACCCGCCTGCAACATCTCTGCTTTTATATTGAACAAGTCTGTAATCTCACTATTCAGAACACTGGTATCTCGTCTATTTAAAATTGCATCTCTTGTGATGTAGGACATAACTACTGGTCATTGCTAGGCAGCTCAATTAATGAATGGTGCATTTACAAGTGGAGCAGGGCCGTTTGCTAATGCACTTTTATGACAATAGTAGAGATGTCATCCAATTAGAATGTAAACACTTTCCACACCTTTAATactatttctttttacatcacCGCAGTTCCGTTTGACGGCTGCAGGGAGTGTTACCCATATACTACAATCCTCACTGACCCCATGACAAGTGTGATAAATATGTGATGCCTTAGCTTGtctgaacaggaggaggagttgATTTTCACCGTTCAGACAGCAATGATAAAGCTTTACCAGGAAAATTTAAAAGGGTTCAGATTATAGACAAGACCTTGCAACTGTTGCCCTTTACTTGTCAAGAATGAATATTCACAGATAGACTTTGTCAGTCACGTTTTTCGATTATTATCCTGCCGGGCTACTGGCTGCCCATTGTTCAAAAACAACTAAATACATTGTGAAGGGGCATGGGGGAATTATAGGTAGTGAATACGTTTCATATTATACTGTAGTAGCATGCTGAATTCAGTTATATCCTGCTACATTAGCTTGTGTCTTAGTATTTCATAAGTTTGTGTCACAGACATACAGTTGAGCTGGTCAGTCCATTGTCCATGTGTTCATGTCATTCACATCCCAGCACTGGCTGTCCGGTGACAAATCTGTGTTTCAACTATGACTCCGGAATGAGTTCTTCCCAAAACCACTGTTTGTGGTCGGCCAAGACCGTAGTAGTTTACATCAAGTGcttcaataaaagaaaacaggaggagaacgtagctctctctcctctcagaaTGGTCCATAGGAAGTGCAAAAGTTCATTAATATGATTAATTTTGggggggttttttgttttgtatttttttaagagaGTGCCTCAGTGGGTGCTATTTTAAATATTCCCATTGGCACCGCTCTGCACTCATACGATGGTCTCGTCAGTCATTTTCTTGGTCGACTTGGTCGGCACAGAACGTTGGGTGGTGTGCGCCCCTTTCATGTCGGGCATGAGCAGGCGCACTTTCTGATTGGTCCGCCTCCACTCCGAGTACAACTGACAGTGATACCGAAATGACACCTGAGATTGGATGGAAGAAGAGTGGGAGGGGGCAAGACAGGAGGcgacaacagaggaggaagatagACATCAATACAACTGAGAACAAGATATTTGAGACAGAGTAGTGCGGATGCAGGGCAGGGACAATACGctggctgaagctgcagctgatgcaCGACAGGCACTAACGCTGCAAGCCAAAGGGCTAAACTTTAATTGTCATTTCTACTGATTCTTTTGCTGAAGATTAAAGGATTAAGTTTCTGAAGAAGGTTTCAGATTCACAACATATCCTATTTTTAAAGAATAGGATCCagtgacagaaaagcagcttaTTATTACTTAAGAGTAAGCCAGCTTACTCTTACTGTCTCAATAAgttatgcatgcatgtgtatgcatgaaCCATCTGGCCAGCTTCCAAACAAACGAGTGATCTGTGTCAGAGATTATCAAGATCTCACATCTCTCCACCATTTGATTTTGTTCAAGCACCATTCAAGGTCACAGTGGGACCAGAAAACAGTGATATCGTTTCTGCGATAATCAACAGCAGAGCACAAATCTGTGGGTTTGGTTCTTATTCTATTGTGTCTGTGCCAGCTAACATTTGTTTTCGAAATCTGTGTGGGACACCAAGATATTAAAAACAACTTGTGGGTGTCAAGATGCCAGAGAGAAAAGCATTCACTCTGTGTCTGCCTAttaaatgcacagtatgtaATTTCTGCCGCTAGGgatcaaaacaataacaaaagacaaagtTTGATGATGTTGTGAGGTAGCGTGGGATTGagggagttgttgtcttcattgttaaacaaccgCCATCGCTGATGAAAATTAATAATAGCTCCATCATGAGTGAGCAACACTAACCACACAGAGGCTAGCTAGCTTGTTTGCTACCTCACTGACGTCTCATCTGCTGCTTCCCTGAAAGTTTTAGCAATCAGAGGGTGTACAAAGCTTGATGCACTGACAGGTGACCTAATGGAATGTATTAAATTaccataaataaaaatatggatttctctgggtttgaacattggGATTCTGTGAGTACAGaattcaataaaatatatatcatCAGTCCAGTCGttcttattcattttaatgtagACATGTTACATATTATGCCTTAACCAGATGTACATGAACATGTGTGTCATCATGCTTTTCTCAATTACAGGAGATTAAGTTAAGTAATGGATTAGTTACCAGTGTCCAAAGGatgtagatggtgaagagggcGATGGTAAGGGCGATGAGGCCAACAGCCTCAAGTCTGCTCTTCAGCTGCAGGTGGTCCTGGGCTCCCCTCAGACACAGCCAGCCGGAGATGGCTGCCAGGGGCGtgatgaggaggaagcaggCCATATCACACAGCAGCGTGCGCTTCTCACTGCGAGGGCCTGGGTCCTTCAGCCACTgagcaacagcaaaatgaaaagtcCATTGTCCGACAGAAAATTAGCTTTCTACAGTATCACCTAAACCAGCGATACTCTGATTGCTTCATGCATCTCAGTTAGCAAAGAGTATTGCAACAAAATCCTACATGgcaaaaaaagaattaaaaaggTGGGACTTTCATGCATAAGTAATAGGAATGCATTGATACAACTGAAAACTAGTCCTATGAAGAGAGCTCTTATTACAAGGTCAGGCAACCATCTCATTAATACAAGCAAACCATGTCACATCCTGATGATGCTACCTGTTGGCACACACTTTACATGACTTAAAATCACTCACAGTCACTTCAAACATCAGTACAAGGCCAAAAGCAAAAATAGCCTGCTTTGCTTTAGATAAATTAGTCTTgcttatttcctcctctttttggatgaaaaaagaagaagaaaaataggacaacaaaaacatttctcctAGCAGTAAAAACTGTCTCACCTGTGTGAGTGGTTGTGGCCGTCGTTCAATAGTGAATTCTGTGTGACAGAGTTCACAGTAGCTGGTGTTGGAGGAGGACAGCCACTTCTCCAAGCAGCTCTTGTGCACTTTACCCAGCGTACCAGTGCAGTCGCAGGGGGAGAGCAGTGTCTCCCCTCCAGCTCCCTCATGACAAATCCGACACATGCCCACATCACTGTGGAGCAAAGCAGAGCAGACAAAAGTATGACGATTAACCAAAGAACAATGTAATTACAGTATGTTCATTAGGGCCCCATGTGACTTCCTCCCTCACTTACCTCTGCGAGCTCACTGCTTTGACAACGGTGGAGA includes:
- the LOC121614431 gene encoding ras-related protein Rab-11B-like → MGNRDDEYDFLFKVVLIGDSGVGKSNLLSRFTRNEFNLESKSTIGVEFATRSIQVDGKTIKAQIWDTAGQERYRAITSAYYRGAVGALLVYDIAKHLTYENVERWLKELRDHADNNIVIMLVGNKSDLRHLRAVPTDEARAFAEKNNLSFIETSALDSTNVEEAFKNILTEIYRIVSQKQIAERSAHDESPGNNVVDISVPPTTDGQRGSKLQCCQNL
- the LOC121615157 gene encoding E3 ubiquitin-protein ligase MARCHF2-like gives rise to the protein MSSSGCCHLPGSLCDYSGNAESDASKDSEESDSTAQAQYIAKVTAKDGRPLSTVVKAVSSQSDVGMCRICHEGAGGETLLSPCDCTGTLGKVHKSCLEKWLSSSNTSYCELCHTEFTIERRPQPLTQWLKDPGPRSEKRTLLCDMACFLLITPLAAISGWLCLRGAQDHLQLKSRLEAVGLIALTIALFTIYILWTLVSFRYHCQLYSEWRRTNQKVRLLMPDMKGAHTTQRSVPTKSTKKMTDETIV